One genomic segment of Centropristis striata isolate RG_2023a ecotype Rhode Island chromosome 13, C.striata_1.0, whole genome shotgun sequence includes these proteins:
- the LOC131983384 gene encoding ectonucleotide pyrophosphatase/phosphodiesterase family member 7-like, producing MLWTASLCLLWASSIFGAPANKQRQKVLLISFDGFRWDYDRDVDTPHLDNMAKDGVKALYVTPPYLTITSPTHFTLLTGRYIENHGVIHNMWFNTTSTEKKPYYQTQFVNEWWDNGTLPIWITAQRQGLKAGSLHFPGTASSYQGQVAMVQEVEPLLYNYKDETAWRKNSDKVMGWFRDKDLDFITLYFGEPDGTGHRYGPDSPERRDMVRQVDRTVGYIRQSAERHGLTDRLNIIITSDHGMTTVYRNGLVEEITLTKIPGFSFRDVSFHLVDFGPSGMLLPKPGKLEKVYNTLKGAHPHLHVFKKEEMPERFHFSKNDRILPIILLADAGYVINGYFPVQFNKGEHGFDNHEMDMKAFFRAVGPAFHKNLEVGPFETVNIYPLMCHILGIQPEVNDGHLDATKHMLRTSVTTRGGDLLQNVFTGLAAVAGFLVVVFIVGTLQNILKNKRKSKRSGSSKHLPKQTRQTAF from the exons ATGTTGTGGACCGCGAGCCTCTGCCTCCTCTGGGCCTCGTCCATCTTTGGAGCCCCggcaaacaaacagagacagaaggtGCTCCTGATCTCCTTCGACGGATTCCGGTGGGATTACGACCGTGATGTGGACACGCCGCACCTCGACAACATGGCCAAGGATGGAGTCAAAGCCCTGTATGTCACACCTCCTTACCTCACTATCACCAGTCCTACACACTTCACCCTCTTGACAG GCCGCTACATTGAGAATCACGGGGTAATCCACAACATGTGGTTCAACACAACCAGCACGGAGAAGAAGCCGTACTATCAGACTCAGTTTGTGAATGAATGGTGGGACAATGGCACTCTGCCTATCTGGATCACAGCACAGAGACAG GGCCTTAAAGCTGGCTCTCTTCACTTCCCTGGCACAGCTTCCAGTTACCAGGGACAGGTTGCTATGGTGCAGGAAGTGGAGCCACTGCTCTACAACTACAAGGATGAGACCGCTTGGCGCAAGAACTCAGACAAGGTGATGGGCTGGTTCAGAGACAAGGATCTGGACTTCATAACCCTGTACTTTGGCGAGCCAGATGGCACGGGCCACAGATATGGCCCAGACTCGCCAGAACGGCGGGACATGGTCAGGCAGGTGGACCGAACGGTGGGCTACATCCGACAGTCAGCTGAGCGACACGGACTGACCGACCGCCTGAACATTATCATCACGTCGGACCATGGCATGACAACGGTGTACCGGAACGGTCTGGTGGAGGAGATCACCCTGACCAAGATCCCGGGCTTCTCGTTCCGCGATGTGTCCTTTCACCTGGTGGACTTCGGGCCTTCTGGGATGCTGCTGCCGAAGCCGGGCAAGCTGGAGAAAGTTTACAACACCCTGAAGGGGGCCCACCCACACCTCCATGTGTTCAAGAAGGAGGAGATGCCAGAGCGTTTCCACTTCTCCAAAAACGACCGCATCCTCCCCATCATTTTATTGGCCGATGCTGGATATGTAATCAACGGG TACTTTCCGGTTCAGTTCAACAAAGGCGAGCACGGCTTCGACAACCACGAGATGGACATGAAGGCCTTCTTCAGGGCAGTGGGGCCGGCGTTTCACAAGAACCTGGAGGTGGGGCCCTTCGAGACGGTCAACATCTACCCCTTGATGTGTCACATCCTGGGCATCCAGCCGGAGGTCAACGACGGACACCTCGACGCCACCAAACACATGCTGCGTACCAGCGTCACCACTCGGG GTGGAGATTTGCTGCAAAATGTCTTCACCGGTCTGGCTGCTGTGGCTGGATTTCTGGTTGTAGTTTTTATAGTGGGGACGTTACAGAATATCCTCAAAAACAAACGCAAGAGTAAAAG atCAGGAAGTTCAAAGCATCTTCCAAAACAGACAAGGCAAACTGCATTTTGa